cttatgtaaggcttttcgacatccgtgtggtatatgggtcagatcggtctatatttggatatggctaccaaaaagaccaatattttgcgtTACAAATTTGAATGTATTAGACCAGTCAATATATGTGTCGAAttcgatccaaatcggaccctatttcgataaaactgctatgggggcataaattatgcgttTTTCACCGGacaatgacgaaaggtggtttacatatatacccgagttggtgggtatccaaagttcggcccggccgaacttaacgcttgtttttgtataaaattttctaactaatctatttcttttatttcaatttcagaTTATCAAATTTCGTTTGAAATCCAGacaacttaaattttaaaaaattatcagAAAATAAATTCTCAACATGTCTTTGCTGACGGGTAGTGCGAATTGCATAAAATATGTGCTCTTTGCATTCAATTTAGTTTTTATGGTAAGTATGccgctttttttgttttacgcTCGCGACATGTTAAAGTAGAATTTTCTTATCTTCTCATCCAAATTgataatgaaacaaaaaaaatatttcaccatAACAGAAATGTATGGTGAATCATACTCCTAATTGCTGGTCAACAGCCTAAATGCTTATAAGTCCAAAGTTTTTGCATTTGTCATACTTAAAGGGTGATTTACCCATGGACTTTCTTTTtatgaatttctttaaaatactTGCGACTTTTATCAAAATGATGTATAGTTTTGGTAAAGATATAGAACATAGAAACTGAgtttttgagcccaatattttaATTCATATAGGTTTTGTTTTAGTGCAAAAATTAATGATGTACTTGttgcaaaaactttttttttattattttttttttcttcctctcAAGTCTTATCTTTAACTAATcccttattaatttttttcagctAACTGGCATTATTTTAATTGCTGTGGGTGTTGGTGTTGCCGCCGTCTATTCGGAATATGAAGCATTCCTGGTCTCCAAGTTCTTTTCGATTccaacatttttaattgttattggCTCTTTTGTCATTGTCATCTCCTTCTTTGGCTGTTGGGGTGCTTTGAAGGAAAACTATTGCCTGATATTGACCTTCTCCGTGCTGTTGGGTCTGATATTCATACTGGAATTGGCTGCTGGCATTAGTGGTTATGTATTGCGCAACGATGCTGAGAGTTTGATAAAGGGCACATTGACGAGTTCTATGAAGCAATACAATTCTACGCACTCAAATGATGTTACAGTTCTGTGGGACTATGTGCAAAGAACAGTAAGTACTCGTATTGAGAAATGAAGTAATTaactcaaaacaagtaaaagtgtgctaagttcggccgggccaaatcttatataccctccaccatggatcgcatttgtcgagttcttttgccggcagctcttcttaggcaataaaggatataagaaaagatttgctctgctattagagcgatatcaagatatggtccggtttggaccacaattaaattatatgttggagacctgtgtaaaatgtcagccaattcgaataagaattgcgccctttgggggttcaagaagtaaaatagagagatcgatttatatgggagctgtatcgggctataaaccgattcagaccataataaacacgtatgttgatggttatgagagagtccgtggtacaaaatttcaggcaaatcggacaataattgcggactctagaggctcaagaagtcaatatccgagatcagcttatatggcagctatatcagggtatgaaccgatttgaacctaatttgacacagtttttgaaagtaagaataaaatacgtcttgcaaaatttcacccaaatcggataggaattgcgccctttagaagctcaagaagtcatgtccccagatctgtttatatgacagctatatcaggttatgaaccgatttgaaccataccataCAACTGCTACTCTTTATTATAAACCTCCCACTGCGTTCAGCGTGACGTCAAAAGGTGTTCTTGGCCATAAAACTCCTATCCTTTGTTACAATGCTCCCCCTTCGTCTAGGGTGACGTCAAAGATCTGACATAGAAATGAGCAGTCAGGACTCCTATCAACAGTCCGAAGTCATGTTTCCTCTTCCTCAGGATAAGCGACTCCCAGTTACGACGCATTTGGGCGGCCATCGTAGAAAGCGAATTTACACCCAACACCATAGGCTGAGGGTGTACCATTCTAGTCATTCCTTccttaactcctcgaaatattcatctgggaccatataaagtatatgtattattAATCGTCTCgagattctgagtcaatctagccatgtccgtccgttcatccatccatctgtcgGCCCCTCTGTGAAAATCACGATAACTGTCGAACGGGCTAAGCCAGCTACTGTAATTTGGGTAGCCAGCTTAGCCCGTATTATCCGAATCGATTATCACCTGagaagctcccatgtaaaccgataagcactaagtatggttcaaatcggttcataacccgacatagctgccatataaaccgatcttggatcttgacttcttcaggcaCTAAAGgacgcatttttcatccgatttggctgaaatttttcatgaagttgtttgttatgacttacaacagctGTGCttattatgattcaaatcggcccataacctgaaatagctgcaatataaaccgatctggtatcttcacttcttgagcctctagagggggttgaaattttacacatgtcattttgttatgatatccaacaactgtgctaagtatggtccaaatctgttcataacttgatatagcaggCATTTaagccgatctcggatcttaacttgttgagcttctagagattgcagttattatccgatttgtctgaaattttgcttcaagTCTTTTGtggcgaaatcggttcataacctagcatagcatccatataaaccgaaattaCCCCCTAACACAGGATGGTGGTATAGTGATATCGTTATTTCATttctaacacatcaaaatattggtcttagaccccataaagtatatacactcTTTCCcatgacattccaagtcgatctaaccatgtccgtcagtccgtccgtacgtttgtctgtctgtgaaaagcacgctaactttcgaaggagtaaagctaagcgcttgaaagttttcacaaatacttccttttactgaaggtcggttgggattataaatgggaaatatcggtccatatttagatatagctcctgtataaaccgatctcccgattatacttctagaGCGCACTGATgtggtttttgggccaaaatagGTGAAAATATaggtttctaagggctgaagaagtcaaatccggagatcggtttatatgggggctatatctgtttatagaccgattcagatcatacttggcatggatgtcggAAGTCGTCACGCTTTAGTCTTtatttcaagtttcagcaaaatcggatgaaaattaaggtttctagggtctcaagaagtcaaatccggcgatcggtttatatgggggctatatctgtttatagaccgattcagagcatacttggcatggatgttggaagtcgcaattcaagtctttgttccaaatgtcagccgaatcggatgaaaattgtgttttttaagggccaagaattcaaatctattggtttatataggggctatatctgtacggaggccaccgtagcgcagaggttagcatgtccgcctatgacgctgaacgcctgggttcgaatcctggcgagaccatgtaaaacttctttccaaagaggtttcgcactgtggcacgcctttcgaactcggctataaaaaggaggcccctaatcattgagcttaaacttgaatcagactgcactcattgatatgtgagaagtttgaccctgttccttagtggaatgttcatgggcaaaatttgcatatctgTATAAAGACgaattcagatcatacttagcatggatgttagaagttgtaacttaagtctttgttacaaattttagctaaatcggatgaaaattgaagcttctaggtgctcaagaagtcaaatcgggggataggtttatgtgagtgctttaaccaaatctgaacagatatggcccatttgtaatccccaatgacctttatcaataggaagtatctgtgcaatatttcaagcggttatCTTTTTTCGTTCGATCGATATCGTGattgatagacggacggacggacgggcggacatggctagatcgactaagaatgtcaagactatcCATCAATTTTATGTCAAGACTATCTGacataaaatttattccttggtgtctaaggggccgatttcaaatcttatatatgaaatcagacagcactctttgatctgtgggaagtttgctatctgttccttgatggaattTTCGCGGTCAAATTTGCAATGTACATTCGCCTCCCGATAAGGTCGAAAAGACTGCAttcaaaaatttcgtttctgtccGTCGATCTGTAAAAAGTTATTCTTGCAAAttcttttgctcaaattttctcTTTCAAAAACTTCCTACTAGTTACTAAATTGGTATAGAATTATAATGTGGcttaaatttctgcgacatcgtgagatcggtgtatgtggcagctatatccaaatatgacatGATCAAGACCATTTTCTCCAAATATAAATAGCTTTTACACATATACTCAACAAATGTATCACTATGTACTTTCTTTCTTTATTTGCAGTTCCAATGTTGTGGAGTGCAAAGCTATACCGATTGGAATACCACTTTGGGTGATAATTTACCTTTATCCTGTTGCAGATTGCCAGTTGGTCAAGTGGGACAGTTCTCGTGTACCGTTAATAATGAGGATCCCAACCGCTACAGCATGGGCTGTCTGAGTGAATTCTCCAATTACATAGCTGCTCATGCTGTCAGTTTGGGTGCAGCTGGTGTTGTAATTGCCATTATTCAGGTaggttttaaagaaaaaatatcaataaagtAACTCTTATTGCAAGTCTTcttctctctctttttctcttcCATAGTTCTTTGGCGTTCTCTTTGCTTGCTACATTGCTCGTGAGATCAAAATCCGTAATGGAGTCACAGGATTTATGGGTTAATAAAtgatgtgtgcgtgtgtgtgtggatCAAAAGTATTAAAATAATATCACATAGACAGTTATTTTCCTAGTTTTTCTTAATGTTGAGAAGAAAGCATGTTAATTATGtttaaattattacaaaaaagaaacttaatttttatgcaCAAACGTTTTTCCaaactttaaataaataatttgaaaataatgaATTGTATGAAATGCATAAGTTGTCCGACAAACGACATAatcatttcaaaattaaattatggtcattgtttttaaaggccTGTTTCACTAAGCTAAGTGACAGGCTATGAGAAAGAATGGTAGCCATTCACTCTCGAGTGAGTATGGATTTCACTATCTAAGATGTAATTATTCGCATGGCCTTACGTGGCCAGatctacagtttttaaaaaagtacatttgccCAAGAAAATCGCTAGAACTCGTAAAAAAACAGAAGAGTAGTCATCACTGATCAGAGCAGTTGACACAATGtgtcaaaaaaataattaaataattaaaagcgAATGCCTCAAAAACGCGCTGTTTTTAAgagaaatgaaaaacaagtgaaaaggcttAAAGCCTTAAAGTCGAActtaaagttcggccggaccaaactttggctacccaccacctcgggtatatatgcaaaccacctttcgtcaaaatccgttgaaaaatgcatgatttatgtcatcatagcagctatatcgaaatatggtcctatttggaccaaattcagcacggacattgagtggtctaataagtacaagacattaTTCAActttgtataataaaatatcggctgttttgatagctatatccaaatatagaccgatatataagatacggattcgaaaagccttacattggtcactgtgtcaaatttcagtgaaatcgaattataaatgcgccttttaggaggacaagaccttaaatcgtgagatcggtcgatatggcagctatattcaaatttggaccgatcttagccaaattgcagaaggatgtaaaagggcctaacacaactcactgtcccaaatttcagcaaaatcggataataaatttggcttttgtagaccttagaccctaaatcgccggatcggtctatatgggggctatatcaagatatagtgttgcaaacggaataacaaaattactATACTCCCATCcgacagtggtgggtataataatagatATTTCAGTGGTGgtgttttaataccctccaccataggatggggggtatactaataatttcgtcattctgtttgtaactactcgaaatattcgtctgagacctcttaaagtatatatattcttgatcgtcgcgacattttatggcgatctagccatgtccgtccgtctgtctgtcgaaagctcgttaacttccgaaggagtaaagctagccgcttgaaattttgcacaaatactttttattagtgtaggtcggttggtattgtaaatgggccatatcggtccatgttttgatgtagctgccttataaaccgatattgggtcttgacttcttaagcctttagagtgcgcaattcttattcgattggaatgaaattttgcacgacgtgttttgctgtgacatccaacaactgtgccaagtatggttc
The Stomoxys calcitrans chromosome 3, idStoCalc2.1, whole genome shotgun sequence genome window above contains:
- the LOC106087354 gene encoding CD63 antigen; the encoded protein is MSLLTGSANCIKYVLFAFNLVFMLTGIILIAVGVGVAAVYSEYEAFLVSKFFSIPTFLIVIGSFVIVISFFGCWGALKENYCLILTFSVLLGLIFILELAAGISGYVLRNDAESLIKGTLTSSMKQYNSTHSNDVTVLWDYVQRTFQCCGVQSYTDWNTTLGDNLPLSCCRLPVGQVGQFSCTVNNEDPNRYSMGCLSEFSNYIAAHAVSLGAAGVVIAIIQFFGVLFACYIAREIKIRNGVTGFMG